A genome region from Panicum virgatum strain AP13 chromosome 4K, P.virgatum_v5, whole genome shotgun sequence includes the following:
- the LOC120704229 gene encoding transcription factor MYB36-like yields the protein MARSGGGVEAGGGLKKGPWTQAEDKLLVDHVRRHGEGNWNAVRRETGLQRCGKSCRLRWANHLRPNLRKGPFSPEEERQILRLHGLIGNKWARISSHLPGRTDNEIKNYWNTRLKRRQRAGLPLYPPDIEQEIALLRAQNVNPLADADGNASASASGSFPPPLLYDASNPFALPPTVPSPSPSPSGSYSPLMINQNYPLLNQMQGMQQAFHHHLASQQSPQPVFHQADGGAAALGHVGFVSSGQPPLPTRQPQAAELPSNQFDTSSSCSGGGLLESLLLGDDRLPRHHPTMVKVSSMPALSYREPVSSRLPVHGAAGSDSDGTSHCLPGEDMHHGATWNFTFEDVKPMKRRTPSEAGIADMFGVAAPGSVPGEWFGACGGSTAPSPGPSSAVTDDEFSLEMQQFMSLLPLSIDEHSWNA from the exons atggcgaggagcggcggtgggGTGGAGGCAGGCGGCGGGTTGAAGAAGGGGCCGTGGACGCAGGCGGAGGACAAGCTGCTGGTCGACCACGTGCGCCGGCACGGGGAGGGCAACTGGAACGCCGTGCGCCGCGAGACGGGGCTCCAGCGCTGCGGCAAGAGCTGCCGCCTCCGGTGGGCCAACCACCTCCGCCCCAACCTCCGTAAGGGCCCCTTCTCCCCCGAGGAGGAGCGCCAGATCCTCCGCCTCCACGGCCTCATCGGCAACAAGTGGGCGCGCATCTCCTCGCAC CTGCCCGGGAGGACGGACAACGAGATCAAGAACTACTGGAACACGCGGCTCAAGCGCCGGCAGCGCGCGGGCCTCCCGCTCTACCCGCCGGACATCGAGCAGGAGATCGCGCTGCTGCGCGCGCAGAACGTGAACCcgctcgccgacgccgacggtaacgccagcgccagcgccagcggcagcttcccgccgccgctcctctacGACGCGAGCAACCCGTTCGCGCTGCCGCCGACcgtgccgtcgccgtcgccgtcgccctcgGGCTCGTACTCGCCGCTGATGATCAACCAGAACTACCCGCTCCTGAACCAGATGCAGGGGATGCAGCAGGCGTTCCACCACCACCTCGCCAGCCAGCAGTCGCCGCAGCCGGTGTTCCACCAGGcagacggcggcgccgccgcgctcggccACGTCGGCTTCGTCTCCTCGGGCCAGCCGCCGCTGCCCACCAGACAGCcgcaggcggcggagctcccTTCGAACCAATTCGACACCTCCagcagctgcagcggcggcgggctgctcgAGTCGCTGCTGCTCGGCGACGACCGCCTGCCGCGGCACCACCCGACCATGGTCAAGGTCAGCTCCATGCCCGCGCTCTCGTACCGCGAGCCCGTCTCCAGCAGGCTGCCCGTCCACGGCGCCGCCGGGAGCGACAGCGACGGCACCTCGCACTGCCTGCCGGGAGAGGACATGCACCATGGCGCGACATGGAACTTCACCTTCG AGGACGTGAAGCCGATGAAGAGGAGGACGCCGAGCGAGGCGGGGATCGCCGACATGTTCGGCGTCGCCGCCCCGGGGTCGGTCCCTGGGGAGTGGTTCGGCGCCtgcggcgggtcgacggcgccgtcgccggggcCGTCGTCGGCCGTCACCGACGATGAGTTCAGCCTGGAGATGCAGCAGTTCATGTCATTGCTACCACTGTCAATTGACGAGCACAGCTGGAACGCGTGA
- the LOC120704230 gene encoding probable beta-1,3-galactosyltransferase 2 isoform X1, producing MSWRRGGGADGVARRWVLLLCVGSFCLGLLFTNRMWTLPEASEVAVPNERRGKESELKAGDCSIRKVQGKHDYSDMLHISDTHHNAQTLDKTIANLETELSAARTLQDSFLNGSPVSEEYKASESTVRRKYLMVIGINTAFSSRKRRDSIRNTWMPQGEMRKKLEEEKGIIIRFVIGHSAISGGIVDRAIEAEDKKHGDFMRLDHVEGYLELSGKTRTYFATAVALWDADFYVKVDDDVHVNIAMLGNILSKHILKPRVYIGCMKSGPVLSDKDVRYYEPEHWKFGEVGNKYFRHATGQLYAISKDLATYISINKHVLHKYINEDVSLGSWLIGLDVEHIDDRRLCCGTPPDCEWKAQAGNTCAASFDWKCSGICNSVQNIWGVHKKCSEGEKALLTASF from the exons atgagctggaggaggggaggcggcgcggatGGCGTGGCCAGGAGGTGGGTGCTGCTGCTCTGCGTCGGGAGCTTCTGCCTCGGTCTGCTCTTCACCAACAG GATGTGGACATTGCCTGAAGCAAGTGAGGTAGCTGTACCAAATGAAAGAAGAGGGAAAGAGTCCGAGCTTAAGGCGGGAGACTGTAGTATACGAAAA GTTCAAGGAAAACACGATTACAGCGACATGTTACATATCTCAGACACTCACCATAATGCACA GACTTTAGATAAGACCATAGCAAACTTGGAGACAGAACTCTCTGCCGCAAGGACTCTacaagattcttttctcaatggatctccagtgtcaGAAGAGTATAAGGCTTCTGAGTCTACCGTTAGGCGCAAGTACCTTATGGTGATAGGTATCAACACTGCTTTTAGCAGCCGCAAGAGAAGGGATTCTATCCGCAACACATGGATGCCTCAAG GAGAAATGAGGAAAAAGCTGGAGGAAGAGAAAGGGATCATAATTCGTTTTGTTATTGGTCACAG TGCTATTTCTGGTGGAATTGTCGATAGAGCAATTGAGGCAGAGGATAAGAAACACGGAGACTTCATGAGGCTT GATCATGTAGAGGGATACCTTGAACTATCGGGCAAAACAAGGACATACTTTGCAACAGCTGTTGCTTTATGGGATGCTGACTTCTATGTGAAGGTTGACGACGACGTGCATGTTAATATAG CAATGCTTGGAAATATCTTATCCAAACATATTTTGAAGCCCAGGGTATATATTGGATGCATGAAGTCTGGCCCTGTCCTATCTGACAA GGATGTCAGATACTATGAACCTGAGCACTGGAAGTTCGGGGAAGTGGGTAACAAATATTTTCGACATGCCACCGGCCAACTATATGCCATTTCAAAAGATTTGGCAACCTACATATCAATAAACAA GCATGTTTTGCACAAGTACATCAATGAAGATGTTTCCTTGGGATCTTGGTTGATAGGGTTAGATGTTGAGCATATTGATGACCGCAGACTATGCTGTGGCACTCCACCTG ATTGCGAATGGAAAGCTCAGGCAGGGAACACCTGCGCAGCCTCGTTCGATTGGAAGTGCAGCGGTATCTGCAACTCCGTGCAGAACATCTGGGGTGTTCATAAGAAGTGTTCAGAAGGTGAAAAGGCACTGTTAACCGCCTCTTTCTAA
- the LOC120704230 gene encoding probable beta-1,3-galactosyltransferase 2 isoform X2: protein MWTLPEASEVAVPNERRGKESELKAGDCSIRKVQGKHDYSDMLHISDTHHNAQTLDKTIANLETELSAARTLQDSFLNGSPVSEEYKASESTVRRKYLMVIGINTAFSSRKRRDSIRNTWMPQGEMRKKLEEEKGIIIRFVIGHSAISGGIVDRAIEAEDKKHGDFMRLDHVEGYLELSGKTRTYFATAVALWDADFYVKVDDDVHVNIAMLGNILSKHILKPRVYIGCMKSGPVLSDKDVRYYEPEHWKFGEVGNKYFRHATGQLYAISKDLATYISINKHVLHKYINEDVSLGSWLIGLDVEHIDDRRLCCGTPPDCEWKAQAGNTCAASFDWKCSGICNSVQNIWGVHKKCSEGEKALLTASF from the exons ATGTGGACATTGCCTGAAGCAAGTGAGGTAGCTGTACCAAATGAAAGAAGAGGGAAAGAGTCCGAGCTTAAGGCGGGAGACTGTAGTATACGAAAA GTTCAAGGAAAACACGATTACAGCGACATGTTACATATCTCAGACACTCACCATAATGCACA GACTTTAGATAAGACCATAGCAAACTTGGAGACAGAACTCTCTGCCGCAAGGACTCTacaagattcttttctcaatggatctccagtgtcaGAAGAGTATAAGGCTTCTGAGTCTACCGTTAGGCGCAAGTACCTTATGGTGATAGGTATCAACACTGCTTTTAGCAGCCGCAAGAGAAGGGATTCTATCCGCAACACATGGATGCCTCAAG GAGAAATGAGGAAAAAGCTGGAGGAAGAGAAAGGGATCATAATTCGTTTTGTTATTGGTCACAG TGCTATTTCTGGTGGAATTGTCGATAGAGCAATTGAGGCAGAGGATAAGAAACACGGAGACTTCATGAGGCTT GATCATGTAGAGGGATACCTTGAACTATCGGGCAAAACAAGGACATACTTTGCAACAGCTGTTGCTTTATGGGATGCTGACTTCTATGTGAAGGTTGACGACGACGTGCATGTTAATATAG CAATGCTTGGAAATATCTTATCCAAACATATTTTGAAGCCCAGGGTATATATTGGATGCATGAAGTCTGGCCCTGTCCTATCTGACAA GGATGTCAGATACTATGAACCTGAGCACTGGAAGTTCGGGGAAGTGGGTAACAAATATTTTCGACATGCCACCGGCCAACTATATGCCATTTCAAAAGATTTGGCAACCTACATATCAATAAACAA GCATGTTTTGCACAAGTACATCAATGAAGATGTTTCCTTGGGATCTTGGTTGATAGGGTTAGATGTTGAGCATATTGATGACCGCAGACTATGCTGTGGCACTCCACCTG ATTGCGAATGGAAAGCTCAGGCAGGGAACACCTGCGCAGCCTCGTTCGATTGGAAGTGCAGCGGTATCTGCAACTCCGTGCAGAACATCTGGGGTGTTCATAAGAAGTGTTCAGAAGGTGAAAAGGCACTGTTAACCGCCTCTTTCTAA
- the LOC120704232 gene encoding uncharacterized protein LOC120704232: MDRRLRSPARRPPAPRADERQRGGGGASPHRFLRPGALARLRDSKVLARSLRCAARAPLPPPSSSPPRSPAPAGAAAGDGVPCFLGPAARGMRYPLRKKLAAARGVVFLPPPDAAEAFFTDAFAPPPQSDLVAAR, encoded by the coding sequence ATggaccgccgcctccgctccccggcgcgccgcccgccagcCCCGCGCGCGGACGAgcgccagcgcggcggcggcggcgccagcccgCACCGGTTCCTCCGCCCGGGCGCCCTCGCGCGGCTCCGCGACTCCAAGGTCCTGGCCCGCTCCCTCCGCTGCGCCGCGCgggcgccgctcccgccgccgtcctcctcgcctccccgctcgcccgcgccggcgggggCTGCCGCGGGGGACGGCGTCCCGTGCTTCCtgggccccgccgcgcgcgggatgcggtacccgctGCGGAAGAAgctcgccgcggcgcggggcgTGGTGTTCCTGCCCCCGCCGGACGCCGCCGAGGCCTTCTTCACGGAcgccttcgcgccgccgccgcagtcggaCCTCGTCGCCGCGCGCTGA
- the LOC120704231 gene encoding uncharacterized protein LOC120704231 — translation MDKGKSVVAELAASLSDVRVTPRQNPKPKSFVPSASFYSLSKKAKPRKLVSLCLGTLGQHLEDIITDISEFAAYFPPHIKLAILSIARRRRLLNDEVLTSLAECSWEILDISGSDVTDVGLATVANVCSNLRAIDISRCEKITAAGVSEIVCHCPSLEILRCGGCPRSEFTARRCLNILKPKLNTLEEDSWEELDTLDIGGGAESLRWLVWPRIDDNSKETLAAECPRVTINPQPSPYDLSGSRVPVEALASVPLDHSIVEDIDPKTWAVSAAPRRPVAPPNPNAPPEIPIAERFRLAYVEREARLAPKRAKRERQQRRRAERDYMMNDIDARSIALAAQASRNLRKS, via the exons ATGGACAAGGGGAAATCGGTGGTCGCCGAGCTGGCTGCGTCGCTCAGCGATGTCCGAGTCACGCCGCGCCAGAACCCGAAGCCCAAGAGCTTCGTGCCGTCGGCCTCCTTCT ATTCTCTCTCAAAGAAGGCTAAACCTCGGAAATTGGTGAGCTTGTGCCTTGGCACCCTGGGTCAGCATCTTGAAGATATCATCACTGATATTTCTGAATTCGCTGCATACTTTCCACCCCATATTAAG TTGGCAATTCTGTCTATTGCGAGGAGAAGAAGACTACTGAATGATGAAGTTTTGACTTCTCTTGCTGAATGCTCCTGGGAGATCCTAGATATATCTGGTTCTGATGTAACTGATGTTGGTTTGGCTACTGTGGCAAATGTTTGTAGTAATTTACGCGCTATTGATATTAG TCGCTGCGAAAAAATTACTGCTGCTGGTGTTTCTGAAATTGTGTGCCACTGCCCATCCTTGGAGATATTGAGATGTGG AGGCTGTCCAAGGAGTGAGTTCACTGCTAGGAGGTGCTTGAATATCTTGAAACCCAAATTAAATACTCTTGAAGAGGACTCGTGGGAGGAACTTGATACACTAGATATAGGAGGCGGTGCAGAGTCTTTAAGATGGCTTGTTTGG CCAAGGATAGATGATAACTCAAAGGAAACTCTAGCTGCCGAATGCCCTCGTGTTACGATCAACCCACAGCCATCGCCTTATGACCTCTCTGGATCCAGAGTCCCAGTTGAAGCATTGGCAAGCGTACCACTTGACCATTCCATAGTTGAGGATATTGATCCCAAAACATGGGCAGTTTCTGCTGCCCCTCGAAGACCTGTTGCTCCACCAAATCCTAATGCTCCACCTGAAATACCGATAGCAGAGAGGTTCCGACTCGCCTATGTGGAGAGGGAAGCAAGGCTGGCGCCCAAGAGAGCCAAGCGAGAACGGCAGCAGAGGCGCCGTGCTGAAAGGGACTACATGATGAATGATATAGATGCCAGATCGATCGCACTTGCTGCTCAAGCAAGCAGAAATCTGCGCAAGAGCTGA